From the genome of Ectobacillus sp. JY-23, one region includes:
- a CDS encoding efflux RND transporter periplasmic adaptor subunit, translating into MQAELVQKPKRKKWIIAGVVAAVMLVAGINIALVKGKKSPAEALQFEKVTERTIQSTKLISGQVVPGSIENVYVDVAKGKVSEIFVNEGDVVTKGQKLFSYESSELSLQVKQIELEKKMTAMRYEQGKDKIASLKKDIQKATDAAMREPLNAQLAELEFQQKTIELEIEKNKLQAQELANRQSELIVYSSIDGIIQKLDKDATQAQGMGQPKALMQIASKDPYQIQGTLTELQKGQIVKDQKVTVSAKAVSDKKWTGKIIEVSEYPTSADSGQLAGGGQPAQMVSYYPYKALLDSQDGLSPGYHVSLQVELEAKTMLAVPRSSVKEDAEEPYVFLVEGNKLKKQTVTTGISDGEWIEILEGVTAGQRVVKKPAKNVSEGMEVKGND; encoded by the coding sequence ATGCAAGCAGAACTGGTACAGAAGCCGAAGAGGAAGAAGTGGATTATTGCCGGAGTTGTTGCTGCGGTCATGTTGGTTGCTGGAATTAATATTGCGCTCGTAAAAGGGAAAAAAAGTCCGGCAGAAGCATTACAGTTTGAAAAGGTAACAGAGAGAACCATTCAGAGCACCAAATTAATTTCAGGACAAGTAGTACCAGGTAGCATTGAAAATGTATATGTAGATGTAGCAAAAGGTAAGGTTTCTGAAATTTTTGTAAATGAAGGAGATGTGGTTACAAAAGGACAGAAGCTATTTTCTTACGAAAGCTCTGAGCTTTCACTACAAGTGAAGCAGATTGAGTTAGAAAAGAAAATGACAGCTATGCGCTATGAGCAAGGCAAGGATAAAATTGCTTCCTTAAAGAAAGATATCCAAAAAGCAACGGATGCAGCGATGCGTGAGCCGCTAAACGCGCAGCTGGCAGAACTTGAATTTCAGCAAAAAACAATAGAGCTGGAAATCGAAAAAAATAAGCTACAGGCACAAGAATTGGCAAATCGCCAAAGTGAGCTCATTGTGTACAGCAGTATCGACGGTATTATTCAAAAGCTTGATAAAGACGCCACACAGGCACAAGGTATGGGACAGCCAAAGGCGTTGATGCAAATCGCGTCCAAAGACCCGTATCAAATACAAGGAACCTTAACAGAACTGCAAAAAGGTCAGATCGTAAAAGATCAAAAAGTGACCGTATCAGCTAAAGCTGTATCCGATAAAAAATGGACGGGGAAAATTATCGAGGTAAGTGAATATCCAACAAGTGCTGATTCCGGACAGCTAGCCGGCGGAGGGCAACCTGCGCAAATGGTATCCTACTATCCTTATAAAGCGCTGCTAGATTCTCAGGATGGTTTATCACCGGGTTACCACGTTTCGTTGCAGGTAGAGTTAGAAGCAAAAACCATGTTGGCTGTGCCACGAAGCAGTGTGAAGGAAGATGCAGAGGAGCCATATGTATTTCTTGTAGAGGGAAATAAGCTAAAAAAACAAACCGTAACGACTGGGATAAGCGACGGGGAATGGATTGAAATTTTGGAAGGTGTAACAGCCGGTCAGAGGGTGGTTAAAAAACCTGCCAAAAATGTGAGTGAAGGAATGGAAGTGAAGGGCAATGATTGA
- a CDS encoding bifunctional diguanylate cyclase/phosphodiesterase, which yields MSYLQEILFVLLGIWCVYIWRQHSRKQTQRSRSEQQYYEMMEMNTDPIAFQVGQTIVYVNEATVQLLGATSKNELLGKNVFELISPSQWKLAWKNFRDQNNRGYVRFFETEMIRLNGERIMTEIVCQEAIYQDMYGMRFIIRDVTQKRETERKMLEAKEKLEAFFTNSADPMYIMDLDRKILQVNPAFEELFEMSEKELYGKKFAGKLLLAEEERISYVKRATSGHVVRDVETAVVRKDGTHVPVSLTLSPIRDEAGKVVMLSGVMRDMTVKQQYEQALRESEYRYRIIAEHSNDYILTVSKELVTTYASPAIRTVLGYAPEEVVQSHFYHGIHQEDLARVQNGIASVLHAHTPTILEYRVQAKEKEWVWIEARFIPIPEFDHIVVSTKDIRERKQYEAQLKELAFFDPLTGIANRRAFEERLHYFLERGQPFALCYLDFDNFKQINDVFSHEGGDTFLIEVGRRLNSVVRTSDLPARLGGDEFVLLIPKITKEGMTNIANRIVEAFQQPFQYKNQHIIATVSMGIALYPYDGTDAETLMRRADEALYQVKEKGRNDFQFSKI from the coding sequence ATGAGTTACTTACAAGAAATCCTGTTCGTATTGCTTGGGATTTGGTGTGTTTATATATGGCGTCAACATAGCAGAAAACAGACACAACGTAGCCGCAGCGAGCAACAATATTATGAAATGATGGAAATGAACACAGATCCGATTGCCTTTCAAGTCGGACAAACGATTGTATACGTAAATGAAGCGACTGTTCAGTTGTTAGGGGCAACAAGCAAAAACGAGCTGCTCGGTAAGAACGTATTTGAGTTAATTAGTCCATCGCAGTGGAAGTTGGCATGGAAGAATTTTCGAGACCAAAACAATCGCGGGTATGTTCGCTTTTTTGAAACAGAAATGATACGTTTAAATGGCGAGCGTATAATGACAGAAATTGTTTGCCAAGAAGCAATATATCAAGATATGTACGGCATGCGCTTTATCATTCGAGACGTTACACAAAAGCGTGAAACAGAACGCAAAATGCTAGAGGCAAAAGAAAAGCTAGAAGCTTTTTTTACAAACTCGGCCGACCCGATGTATATCATGGATTTGGACCGAAAAATTTTACAGGTGAACCCTGCTTTCGAAGAGCTGTTTGAGATGTCTGAAAAAGAGTTGTATGGTAAAAAGTTTGCTGGTAAATTGCTGCTGGCAGAAGAAGAACGAATCTCTTATGTAAAACGAGCTACATCCGGTCATGTTGTGCGCGATGTCGAGACAGCTGTCGTACGAAAAGATGGGACGCATGTACCGGTCAGCTTGACATTATCACCTATTCGCGACGAAGCTGGGAAGGTTGTGATGTTATCTGGTGTAATGCGCGATATGACCGTGAAGCAACAATATGAGCAAGCGCTGCGTGAGAGTGAATATCGCTATCGAATCATTGCGGAGCATTCAAACGACTATATCTTAACTGTATCTAAGGAACTTGTCACAACGTACGCCTCACCTGCAATTCGTACTGTGCTCGGATATGCGCCGGAAGAGGTTGTGCAGTCTCATTTTTATCATGGGATCCATCAAGAAGACTTGGCGCGTGTGCAAAATGGGATTGCTAGTGTGTTACATGCTCATACACCGACGATTTTAGAATATCGTGTACAAGCAAAGGAAAAGGAATGGGTGTGGATTGAAGCCCGGTTTATCCCAATTCCTGAATTTGATCACATTGTCGTATCAACAAAGGATATTCGTGAGCGGAAGCAATATGAGGCGCAACTCAAAGAGTTGGCATTCTTTGATCCGTTAACAGGAATTGCAAATCGCCGCGCTTTTGAAGAACGTCTGCATTATTTTCTGGAACGCGGACAACCATTTGCGCTTTGTTATTTAGATTTTGATAATTTTAAACAAATCAATGATGTATTTTCTCATGAGGGCGGAGATACTTTTCTAATTGAAGTGGGTCGACGTCTTAACAGTGTAGTCAGAACATCAGATTTGCCTGCTCGCCTGGGCGGTGATGAATTTGTGCTTCTTATTCCTAAGATAACCAAAGAAGGCATGACAAACATTGCAAATCGCATTGTAGAAGCATTTCAGCAACCTTTTCAATATAAAAATCAACACATCATTGCTACTGTGTCTATGGGAATCGCGTTATATCCTTATGATGGAACGGATGCAGAAACCTTGATGCGCCGAGCAGACGAAGCGTTGTATCAAGTAAAAGAAAAAGGGCGTAATGATTTTCAATTTAGCAAAATATAA
- a CDS encoding NAD-dependent epimerase/dehydratase family protein yields MIVVIGGAGYVGSHIVKACIDRGHRVVVLDNLSTGHRVSVSNRAVFEKGDFGNAHDLERVFSRYSVDVVIHVAMGHPDETKEVRHMPERMQVLLYKMKEYGIEDLVLSEASYMTGLPVVQQMYQQEQMMIRNLLAAFKLRSTTVRACHIAGATEYLGEDHEPEAHLIPLLLKHSLRPNEKLLLHPGFEGAYAHVADVAKKHVLCAERLLEGKEPIHHEIYGHTFAIGDIVAVCRSLGLRPDISYEKSVLQALPSARAWQSLEEIIYSALRWHMLHPNGYERNLVY; encoded by the coding sequence ATGATTGTAGTAATAGGCGGTGCCGGCTATGTAGGCAGTCACATCGTGAAGGCCTGCATTGATCGCGGGCACCGCGTAGTAGTGCTGGATAACTTGTCAACGGGTCACCGTGTTAGTGTAAGTAATAGGGCAGTGTTTGAAAAGGGAGATTTCGGAAACGCGCATGACTTGGAGCGCGTGTTTTCCCGCTACAGCGTTGATGTTGTGATTCATGTAGCAATGGGTCATCCTGATGAAACGAAGGAAGTTCGCCACATGCCGGAGCGTATGCAGGTATTGCTTTATAAAATGAAGGAATATGGCATCGAGGACCTTGTATTGTCAGAGGCATCTTATATGACGGGGCTGCCGGTGGTGCAGCAAATGTATCAGCAAGAACAAATGATGATACGGAACCTTCTTGCCGCATTTAAGCTGCGCTCAACTACAGTGCGCGCTTGTCACATTGCAGGAGCCACCGAGTATCTCGGTGAAGATCATGAACCGGAAGCACATCTCATACCGCTTCTCCTCAAGCACAGCTTACGGCCAAACGAGAAGCTCCTCTTACATCCGGGATTCGAAGGCGCATATGCACATGTAGCCGATGTTGCAAAGAAGCACGTTCTTTGCGCAGAACGACTGCTGGAGGGAAAAGAACCAATCCATCATGAAATCTATGGTCATACATTCGCAATCGGTGATATTGTTGCAGTCTGCCGAAGCTTAGGGCTACGACCTGATATTTCCTATGAAAAGAGTGTGCTACAAGCCCTTCCTTCAGCTCGAGCATGGCAGTCTCTCGAGGAAATAATCTATTCAGCACTACGCTGGCACATGCTTCACCCAAACGGTTACGAACGAAATCTTGTATATTGA
- the galE gene encoding UDP-glucose 4-epimerase GalE, with protein MILVTGGAGYIGTHTCVELLEAGYEIVVVDNFSNSKPEALQRVMELTEKTFPFYDVDLLNRDALAEVFQKHDIEAVIHFAGLKAVGESVAKPLYYYHNNITGTLVLCDVMKQFDVKKLVFSSSATVYGMPDRVPISEDFPLSATNPYGRTKLMIEEVLRDMHTADSTLGIALLRYFNPVGAHHSGRIGEDPNGIPNNLMPFITQVAVGKRSELGVFGNDYDTHDGTGVRDYIHVVDLAQGHLKALEKVLKETGVEAYNLGTGVGYSVLDMVHAFEKATGQAIPYQLVDRRPGDVAVCYANPEKAEKELGWTAKKSLHDMCADSWNWQAQNPNGYELGETVTQQ; from the coding sequence ATGATATTAGTCACAGGAGGGGCCGGATATATCGGCACGCACACATGTGTGGAATTATTAGAAGCAGGCTATGAGATTGTCGTTGTAGATAATTTCTCCAACAGTAAACCTGAAGCGTTGCAACGTGTGATGGAACTAACTGAAAAAACATTTCCGTTTTACGATGTGGATTTGCTAAATCGCGATGCTCTTGCAGAGGTATTTCAAAAGCATGATATTGAGGCAGTTATTCATTTTGCTGGCTTAAAGGCAGTTGGAGAATCGGTAGCAAAGCCGCTTTACTACTATCATAATAATATTACAGGAACGCTTGTCCTTTGCGATGTGATGAAGCAATTTGATGTAAAGAAATTGGTATTTAGCTCATCGGCAACTGTATATGGCATGCCTGATAGAGTACCAATTTCAGAGGATTTCCCGCTTAGTGCTACAAATCCATATGGCCGGACAAAGCTCATGATTGAAGAAGTGTTGCGTGATATGCATACAGCGGATTCCACGCTCGGCATCGCGCTGCTGCGTTACTTCAATCCTGTCGGTGCACATCACAGCGGCAGAATTGGGGAAGATCCAAATGGGATTCCTAACAATTTAATGCCATTCATCACGCAGGTGGCTGTTGGTAAACGGTCGGAACTTGGCGTGTTTGGCAATGATTATGACACACATGATGGTACGGGTGTACGTGACTATATTCATGTCGTCGATTTAGCGCAGGGTCATTTAAAAGCGCTTGAAAAAGTATTGAAGGAAACAGGTGTAGAAGCTTATAACTTAGGTACGGGTGTTGGCTATAGTGTCCTGGATATGGTGCATGCATTTGAAAAAGCGACTGGACAAGCTATTCCTTATCAGTTGGTAGATCGCCGTCCTGGTGATGTAGCCGTATGCTATGCAAATCCGGAAAAGGCCGAAAAGGAGCTGGGCTGGACAGCAAAGAAAAGCCTGCATGATATGTGTGCCGATTCATGGAATTGGCAAGCACAAAATCCAAACGGCTATGAGCTTGGTGAAACGGTTACGCAGCAATAA
- a CDS encoding competence protein ComK → MDYMIGPTTLAMLPIADMVYQTKILDRSGTYYSKHTCRDLLNAACLRSGASYRGKRDAIRSLLNLKQNVPIPLCFKQGICAIPSGSPQRWECVWYFYAHIKDFRHQDKQTLLIFHNHESLLINCSVYQTQQQIMRAGHILSSFQLLQQET, encoded by the coding sequence ATGGATTATATGATTGGCCCAACGACTTTGGCTATGTTACCTATTGCTGATATGGTATATCAGACTAAGATTTTAGATCGAAGTGGTACCTATTATTCTAAGCATACGTGCCGAGATTTGTTGAATGCCGCATGTTTACGAAGCGGTGCAAGCTACCGAGGAAAGCGCGATGCGATTCGTTCGCTGCTGAACCTGAAGCAAAATGTTCCCATTCCGCTCTGCTTTAAACAAGGCATCTGCGCGATTCCTTCGGGCTCACCGCAAAGGTGGGAGTGCGTGTGGTATTTTTATGCTCATATTAAGGATTTTCGTCACCAGGACAAACAAACTCTCCTAATCTTCCACAACCACGAATCTCTTCTCATCAATTGCAGCGTTTACCAAACACAGCAGCAAATTATGCGCGCCGGTCACATCTTATCAAGCTTTCAGCTTTTGCAGCAGGAAACGTAG
- a CDS encoding sigma-70 family RNA polymerase sigma factor — MKPATFEEALQLYEKMIINQMKKLSLYKDYDMYYQCGVIGLWYAYERYEEGKGNFSAYALRTVRGYLLLELHREKRLEQRFVNLEASRDPVYVQEEGIDSYVSCLEDRERQVIVDKFVYGFSIGEIAANMELNQNQARYLYRRAMKAMREQESR; from the coding sequence ATGAAACCGGCCACGTTTGAGGAAGCTTTGCAGCTGTATGAGAAAATGATTATCAATCAGATGAAAAAGCTTTCACTGTATAAGGATTACGACATGTATTATCAGTGCGGCGTCATTGGGCTTTGGTATGCGTATGAACGATATGAAGAGGGAAAAGGCAACTTTTCCGCATATGCACTGCGTACAGTACGAGGGTATCTACTTCTGGAATTGCACCGCGAAAAGCGATTGGAACAGCGTTTTGTAAATTTAGAGGCAAGCCGCGACCCGGTATACGTACAGGAGGAAGGAATCGACTCTTATGTGTCGTGTTTGGAAGATAGAGAGCGCCAGGTGATTGTAGATAAGTTTGTATACGGCTTTAGCATTGGCGAGATTGCTGCAAATATGGAATTAAATCAAAATCAGGCACGCTACTTATATCGGCGCGCGATGAAGGCGATGCGAGAGCAGGAAAGTAGGTAG
- a CDS encoding PAS domain-containing methyl-accepting chemotaxis protein — protein MNSTYVSKCAPVSTQVLKKNAVLAALEQALAMIEFNPHGQVLWSNENFARTMEYSVQELPGLHHRQFCLPEFANSFSYESFWRSLRTGKSFQEKIQRVTKSGRIIWLEATYMPVLTENGQVEAVIKVATDITDRENSMNHVTNELQLMAESLKERAEKGVACSQEIESAIAKVVAETNESAAILQMLTSQAEAIRGMVKTIGDIAAQTNLLALNAAIEAAHAGVHGRGFAVVANEVRNLANRVQEANQQVQGNVEDITNHVAQMGTSTARSEAAIAESQTKMQEAVAAFVAIGNAAAQLDVQAKTLVNQVEK, from the coding sequence GTGAATAGTACATACGTATCTAAGTGTGCACCAGTAAGCACACAGGTGTTAAAAAAAAATGCCGTATTAGCGGCGTTAGAGCAAGCGCTGGCGATGATTGAGTTTAACCCGCACGGACAGGTGCTTTGGTCCAATGAAAACTTTGCGCGGACCATGGAGTATAGTGTACAGGAGCTGCCAGGCTTACATCATCGGCAGTTTTGTTTACCTGAATTTGCGAACAGCTTTTCCTATGAAAGCTTTTGGCGCAGCCTGCGTACGGGAAAGTCATTTCAAGAGAAGATTCAACGCGTTACAAAGAGCGGCCGCATCATTTGGCTAGAAGCAACCTATATGCCGGTGCTGACAGAGAATGGTCAGGTCGAGGCTGTGATTAAGGTCGCAACTGATATTACCGATCGTGAAAACAGCATGAATCATGTCACAAATGAGCTGCAGTTGATGGCGGAAAGCTTGAAAGAGCGGGCTGAAAAAGGCGTTGCATGTAGTCAAGAAATTGAGAGTGCAATTGCTAAGGTGGTTGCGGAGACAAACGAAAGCGCAGCAATTTTGCAGATGCTTACATCACAGGCTGAAGCGATTCGCGGTATGGTAAAAACGATTGGTGACATCGCTGCGCAAACAAACTTGTTGGCGCTGAACGCGGCGATCGAAGCAGCGCATGCCGGCGTGCACGGCCGCGGTTTTGCAGTGGTGGCAAACGAGGTCCGCAATCTTGCGAATCGTGTGCAGGAAGCCAATCAACAGGTGCAGGGCAATGTAGAGGATATTACAAATCATGTCGCACAGATGGGCACATCTACAGCACGCTCTGAAGCAGCTATTGCCGAAAGTCAAACGAAGATGCAGGAGGCGGTCGCAGCATTTGTCGCGATTGGCAATGCAGCAGCACAGTTGGATGTACAAGCAAAAACATTAGTGAATCAAGTAGAAAAGTGA
- a CDS encoding phosphodiester glycosidase family protein has translation MKKRKHLAVGLAAMALFAQTAPTMPVTYAQTMSQAFMEEKIDILKQEMLSQGIVHTEKQITNFKSESGVKQRINIIEADLQNPNVKMMTSKALDAVVAMDSVPSQAKREMFKGHDVVAATNADMFSMTTGINMTTQIKDGNLLINNCDAEAIRKFPVFGIDATNKPFIDSVSVEGTLTAGSETIQLDMMNRNENSDNKIVAYNQLLNQKKKLTYNTNIPYLANGAMAVVRGVKNATHLKAGDIYGGTIENVYDKMEQIDIPEDAIVIAGYGSKADWIRTHLKAGNKLSFQWNIYKGENRQLANGVQEATGSHSWIVQNGTEVSTDKLIADYGQSFVTQRNARTAIGITKDHKVIAVTIDKGSAQFADSTGVSLPELATIMKEAGAVAAVNLDGGGSTEMVTRLKGTSTLVTANHPSDGNSRPVTNALLFVNLAARTGDVGEVIIDKPITMYKGASYTFSYRATDANGNPLSSAVRPVSWKASFGTIAQDGSFTAPSAAGSGTVSALVDGVEGKADVEVVDQVDSITLKDQGTVVLQPGQMKTFAFTAMKDGKQVVIDGNAATWSIDKEVGTLSKDGTLIVNSDIIAGTTATVTLKVGEIEKQIPLMLGLKDIKLDDFEHGDISQYTTNKNFVKSYDISIANDIAKSGSKSLKLDYNYGGWTTGNGAMYMIPKGDLSTNIMPKTIGMWVYGDGKAPWLRAIIKDGSNANKTINLAPRVDWIGWKYVEAPIDPSWTLPLKVSQIYAVEVDKTNQGNPNYKGAIYFDDIRFVYTNEEDMIGPTFTSIKPEKSAVYSQDVEFSAVLRDDKTGVDASSIQMMVDGAKVTPAYDAATGKVSYSLKGLTEGTHTVTVEARDFAGNVAVPALTKTIQVDLSEDTEKPVITSVTPTATAREKTATPRITFKLTDEKSGIDASSIRVAIDGKIHPVTYDEQTGWGYTFAQEALPNGSYTFTVQAKDKKGNALEPLQRTFQVEALPQPKRKDRFNITLIPDTHVSEFAKPIFMRAAQDDSDFIIHMGDMVDQSSAAEWAQVKQDIGLLGSKPFLTVPGNHESFQGNLNEYMNTFGSPTYHLTYGNTLVIGLNTSFGQSITTSDSTQFAYLEQVLAQNKQKNVLVVTHNTTKDRFGTLHELDTEDAARFETILGNYKAAHPDVDIDVVFGHLHVLDQWEKDGVTYTVTGNAAAKGYVSNAVGNMHGTGEIEVTSKGMEYHFNPFVSNVRILDEALDRTGTLKLADGAKRQLNLFGDFREVSSNYILPISQFEAVDVTWKSSNPRVASIDENGQVTAHKQGKTKITAESGGKSTTITIEVVQPSSIKPVSISVTPHKDTITQGDVVFFQTTVTDMYGTQFAVRSGEFEWSSSDPSIADVNSIGFVKTRKPGTAVISYEFQGRTGTFPLIVLPKK, from the coding sequence ATGAAGAAGAGAAAGCATTTGGCGGTTGGTTTGGCAGCGATGGCATTGTTTGCACAAACAGCGCCAACCATGCCTGTCACATATGCACAGACGATGTCGCAGGCTTTTATGGAGGAGAAAATTGATATTTTAAAGCAAGAGATGCTGTCACAGGGGATTGTTCATACAGAGAAGCAAATTACCAACTTTAAATCGGAGTCCGGTGTGAAGCAGCGCATCAATATCATTGAAGCAGACCTGCAAAATCCAAATGTGAAGATGATGACGTCAAAGGCTTTGGATGCGGTGGTAGCGATGGATTCTGTGCCGTCACAGGCCAAACGGGAGATGTTCAAAGGTCATGATGTCGTAGCGGCGACCAATGCGGATATGTTCAGCATGACCACCGGTATTAATATGACCACACAAATCAAAGACGGAAACCTCCTTATTAATAATTGTGATGCTGAAGCCATTCGAAAGTTCCCGGTGTTTGGGATTGATGCAACTAACAAACCTTTCATTGACTCTGTCTCTGTAGAAGGTACGCTAACTGCAGGCAGTGAAACCATCCAGCTTGATATGATGAATCGCAATGAAAATAGCGACAATAAAATCGTCGCTTACAATCAATTGCTGAATCAAAAGAAAAAACTTACATATAACACGAATATTCCGTATTTGGCAAACGGCGCGATGGCAGTTGTGAGAGGGGTAAAGAATGCCACGCATCTAAAGGCCGGTGATATCTACGGGGGAACGATTGAAAACGTATATGACAAGATGGAACAAATCGATATTCCCGAGGATGCGATTGTGATAGCCGGTTATGGAAGCAAGGCGGACTGGATTCGGACGCATCTAAAGGCCGGCAACAAGCTTTCGTTTCAGTGGAACATATATAAAGGAGAGAATCGGCAGCTTGCTAATGGCGTGCAGGAAGCAACAGGCTCGCACAGCTGGATTGTACAAAATGGCACTGAGGTCAGCACGGACAAGCTGATTGCTGATTATGGACAGTCGTTTGTGACGCAGCGCAACGCCCGAACAGCGATTGGTATTACAAAGGATCATAAGGTGATTGCCGTAACAATTGATAAAGGTAGTGCACAATTCGCAGACAGTACGGGCGTGAGCTTACCGGAGCTGGCGACCATCATGAAGGAAGCGGGTGCGGTAGCAGCGGTTAACTTAGATGGCGGCGGTTCAACTGAAATGGTGACGCGTCTGAAGGGAACAAGTACGCTTGTGACGGCAAATCATCCATCTGATGGCAATTCTCGCCCCGTTACGAATGCATTGCTGTTTGTAAACCTAGCAGCAAGAACTGGTGACGTTGGTGAGGTAATCATTGATAAGCCTATTACGATGTATAAGGGCGCATCTTATACCTTCTCTTATCGAGCAACTGACGCCAACGGCAACCCGCTATCATCAGCTGTACGTCCGGTGTCTTGGAAGGCAAGCTTTGGCACCATTGCACAGGATGGTTCTTTTACAGCACCTTCTGCAGCAGGAAGTGGTACAGTAAGTGCGCTTGTTGATGGTGTAGAAGGAAAAGCGGATGTGGAGGTTGTGGATCAGGTTGACAGCATTACGCTCAAAGATCAGGGGACGGTCGTTCTGCAGCCAGGTCAAATGAAAACATTCGCGTTCACTGCCATGAAAGACGGGAAGCAGGTTGTCATTGATGGAAACGCCGCAACTTGGTCAATTGATAAGGAAGTGGGCACGCTTTCTAAGGATGGTACACTTATCGTCAATTCCGACATCATAGCTGGCACAACCGCAACAGTAACGCTTAAGGTCGGAGAGATAGAAAAACAGATTCCGCTTATGCTTGGATTGAAGGATATCAAGCTTGATGACTTTGAACACGGCGATATTTCACAGTACACAACGAATAAAAACTTTGTTAAAAGCTATGATATTTCCATTGCAAACGATATTGCAAAAAGCGGCAGCAAGAGTCTCAAGCTCGATTACAATTATGGCGGCTGGACGACTGGAAACGGCGCAATGTATATGATTCCAAAGGGCGACTTAAGCACCAACATCATGCCAAAAACGATCGGCATGTGGGTGTATGGAGATGGCAAAGCACCGTGGCTGCGCGCCATTATTAAGGATGGCAGCAACGCTAACAAAACAATCAACCTCGCGCCGCGCGTTGATTGGATTGGCTGGAAGTATGTAGAGGCACCAATTGATCCATCTTGGACATTGCCGCTTAAGGTTTCACAAATTTATGCGGTAGAGGTAGATAAAACGAATCAAGGCAATCCGAACTATAAAGGTGCGATCTACTTTGATGACATCCGTTTTGTGTATACAAACGAAGAGGATATGATTGGACCGACTTTTACAAGTATAAAACCGGAGAAAAGCGCAGTTTATTCCCAAGATGTAGAATTTTCTGCCGTACTGCGGGATGATAAAACGGGTGTAGATGCATCATCTATTCAGATGATGGTAGACGGCGCAAAAGTAACACCAGCCTATGATGCTGCAACAGGCAAGGTCAGCTATTCCTTGAAAGGACTTACGGAAGGAACGCATACAGTTACCGTGGAAGCGCGCGACTTTGCGGGCAATGTAGCGGTGCCAGCTCTTACAAAAACAATTCAGGTAGACTTGAGTGAAGATACGGAAAAGCCGGTAATAACTAGTGTAACGCCAACGGCAACAGCGAGGGAAAAGACAGCAACGCCGCGCATCACATTTAAGCTGACGGACGAAAAAAGCGGAATCGACGCATCATCAATTCGTGTTGCCATTGATGGCAAAATCCATCCGGTTACCTATGATGAGCAAACAGGCTGGGGCTATACATTTGCACAGGAAGCATTACCAAATGGGTCTTATACGTTTACCGTACAGGCTAAAGATAAAAAAGGCAATGCGCTAGAACCGCTGCAGCGTACGTTTCAAGTGGAGGCATTGCCGCAGCCAAAACGAAAAGACCGTTTTAACATCACATTAATTCCTGACACGCATGTATCTGAATTTGCAAAGCCAATTTTCATGCGTGCCGCACAGGATGATAGCGATTTTATTATTCATATGGGCGATATGGTAGACCAGTCCTCAGCTGCTGAGTGGGCGCAGGTAAAGCAGGATATTGGATTGCTTGGCAGCAAACCATTTTTAACGGTACCCGGCAATCATGAATCGTTCCAGGGTAATCTAAATGAATATATGAATACATTCGGTTCCCCGACGTACCACTTAACGTATGGCAATACGCTTGTAATTGGCTTGAATACGTCATTTGGACAAAGTATCACCACATCAGATAGTACACAGTTTGCTTATTTAGAACAGGTGCTTGCACAAAACAAGCAGAAAAATGTGCTGGTTGTCACGCACAATACAACAAAAGATCGCTTCGGCACACTGCATGAGCTTGATACAGAAGATGCGGCAAGGTTTGAAACCATTCTTGGTAACTATAAAGCGGCACATCCTGATGTGGATATAGATGTTGTGTTTGGTCATCTGCATGTGTTAGATCAGTGGGAGAAGGACGGCGTAACCTATACAGTGACCGGAAATGCCGCAGCAAAAGGCTACGTGAGCAATGCGGTCGGCAATATGCACGGCACAGGTGAAATAGAGGTAACGTCCAAAGGAATGGAATATCATTTCAATCCGTTTGTATCTAATGTACGTATTCTGGATGAAGCGCTTGATCGCACGGGCACGCTCAAGCTGGCGGACGGAGCGAAGCGGCAGTTGAATTTATTCGGTGATTTCCGTGAAGTATCATCTAACTATATTCTGCCAATTTCACAGTTTGAAGCAGTAGATGTGACATGGAAGTCGAGTAATCCGAGGGTTGCTTCTATTGATGAGAATGGCCAAGTAACAGCGCATAAGCAGGGAAAAACAAAGATTACCGCAGAAAGCGGCGGAAAGTCGACAACGATTACAATAGAGGTCGTGCAGCCGAGTTCTATCAAGCCGGTTTCTATTTCGGTGACACCGCATAAGGATACGATTACGCAAGGTGACGTGGTGTTTTTCCAAACAACAGTCACAGATATGTATGGCACACAGTTTGCAGTGCGCTCCGGTGAATTCGAGTGGAGCTCCAGCGATCCATCCATTGCTGACGTCAATTCGATTGGCTTTGTAAAGACTAGAAAGCCAGGAACAGCCGTCATTTCATATGAATTTCAGGGCAGAACAGGAACCTTCCCGTTAATTGTACTGCCAAAGAAATAA